The Xyrauchen texanus isolate HMW12.3.18 chromosome 28, RBS_HiC_50CHRs, whole genome shotgun sequence genome has a segment encoding these proteins:
- the LOC127621847 gene encoding transmembrane protein 200A-like, with protein MIATGGVITGLAALKRQDSTRSQYHLPSQSPTPAPEKKSAKRKPRADVVVVRGKIRLYSASGFFLVLGVLILMAGIAMAVLGYWPHKDHQKAPESKFFVNNTKVGREQIGSLTQFFEQHLHSEKMKMLGPFTMGIGIFIFICANAILHENRDRETKIIHMRDMYSTVIDIHSLRIKEQKCMNGAYMGSYADTEIRSFGQDSHFSSRLAANTLMSFSGLDSELQFSHRSSSEDEEGLMSEAKGGLSLLSPAYKDQTESFFGFHCESNRQWEGKSGALKKCQTRSIVSSSISAFTLPVIKLNNCVIDEPDIESITEDLEQNRDHSRPPSMESLTVPVPDITKAFKRPSAQLLRSNSATESPSSTSSPESTSGRFLSPGAARKDFGSNNSLHVLSAHSKSLDLERESTMLTVHPEQRKHPSWPRLDCSNSKGYTKLENKEDYMDRLIVPPVAVKKDYTKKEKLLMISRSHNNLSFEHDEFISSSLKRGTSETRF; from the coding sequence ATGATTGCAACGGGAGGGGTGATCACGGGGcttgcagcattaaaaagacaaGACTCCACCCGCTCTCAGTATCATCTGCCATCCCAGAGCCCCACCCCTGCACCTGAGAAGAAAAGCGCTAAGCGTAAACCTCGAGCTGATGTTGTGGTGGTGAGAGGGAAGATCAGACTCTATTCGGCATCAGGGTTTTTTCTGGTTTTGGGAGTGCTGATCCTAATGGCAGGTATTGCGATGGCTGTTCTAGGATACTGGCCTCACAAGGACCACCAGAAAGCACCAGAAAGCAAGTTCTTTGTGAATAATACAAAGGTTGGGCGAGAGCAGATTGGCTCTTTGACACAATTCTTTGAGCAGCACCTGCATTCAGAGAAGATGAAAATGTTGGGTCCTTTCACTATGGGAATTGGGATTTTTATCTTTATTTGCGCAAATGCCATCTTACATGAGAACAGAGATCGTGAGACCAAGATTATCCACATGAGGGACATGTACTCGACTGTCATAGACATACACAGTCTGCGGATAAAGGAGCAGAAATGTATGAATGGGGCCTACATGGGTTCTTATGCAGACACAGAGATCCGTTCCTTCGGTCAGGACAGTCATTTTTCCTCAAGGCTCGCAGCTAACACGCTAATGTCCTTCTCTGGACTAGACAGTGAACTCCAATTTTCCCACAGGTCCAGCTCTGAGGATGAGGAGGGTCTAATGAGTGAGGCCAAAGGTGGATTAAGCCTGTTGTCACCTGCCTACAAAGACCAAACTGAATCTTTCTTTGGGTTCCACTGTGAGAGCAATCGACAGTGGGAGGGTAAGAGTGGTGCACTGAAGAAATGTCAAACGCGGTCCATAGTTTCCTCCTCCATCAGCGCCTTCACTTTGCCTGTCATCAAACTCAACAACTGTGTCATCGATGAGCCGGATATTGAAAGCATCACTGAGGACTTGGAGCAGAACAGGGACCATTCCAGACCTCCATCAATGGAATCTTTAACAGTCCCTGTTCCTGACATCACCAAAGCTTTCAAACGTCCCAGTGCCCAGCTTCTCCGGAGCAATTCGGCAACAGAATCCCCTAGCTCCACATCTTCTCCTGAATCCACCAGTGGTAGATTCCTGTCACCGGGAGCTGCTCGTAAAGATTTTGGTTCCAATAACTCCCTCCACGTACTGTCAGCCCATTCCAAATCTCTGGATTTAGAGAGAGAGTCCACAATGCTGACTGTCCATCCTGAACAAAGGAAACACCCTAGCTGGCCTAGACTGGACTGCAGTAATAGTAAAGGATACACTAAACTGGAGAACAAAGAGGACTATATGGACAGGCTAATAGTGCCCCCAGTGGCCGTGAAGAAGGACTACACTAAAAAGGAGAAACTTCTTATGATCTCCAGGTCTCACAATAACTTGAGCTTTGAGCATGATGAGTTTATAAGCAGTAGTCTAAAGAGAGGCACCTCAGAGACCAGATTTTAA